In one Micromonospora polyrhachis genomic region, the following are encoded:
- a CDS encoding DUF4349 domain-containing protein has translation MNRIDRRGPAAIMGALALAAVLSATGCSAKPSRDSAESSGAAPAAAGLDQKGGPGQQVAPGAANKPGQQDTTANKADLRVDQRTIIYTGSITVRVENVDEAGSRAATIATTAGGFVGGDERTSNTSSSRAKLVLRVPAAKFASVVDELATLGRQERRNIETQDVTEETLDLDARLATQRARVESGRRLLSQAKSLSDLVMLESELAKREADLAALEAKKRRLADLTALSTIDVVLLGPKAEQEDDEPDTGFLAGLKGGWAALVASAGVLLTVLGALLPWLVVLGVPVVGIIWLARRGQRRRRAAVTVPPLTPPASAAPTSKD, from the coding sequence ATGAACAGGATCGACCGGCGAGGGCCGGCGGCAATCATGGGCGCGCTGGCGCTCGCTGCCGTCCTGTCGGCCACTGGTTGTAGCGCCAAGCCGAGCCGGGACTCCGCCGAGTCCAGCGGGGCGGCCCCCGCTGCGGCTGGGCTCGACCAGAAGGGCGGGCCCGGACAACAGGTCGCGCCCGGCGCTGCGAACAAACCTGGCCAGCAGGACACCACCGCCAACAAGGCCGACCTGCGGGTCGACCAGCGGACGATCATCTACACCGGCTCGATCACCGTACGCGTCGAGAACGTCGACGAGGCCGGCTCCCGGGCCGCCACGATCGCCACCACGGCAGGTGGCTTCGTCGGCGGCGACGAGCGCACCAGCAACACCTCCTCCTCCCGGGCGAAGCTCGTGCTGCGGGTGCCGGCGGCGAAGTTCGCCTCGGTCGTGGACGAACTGGCCACGCTGGGCCGGCAGGAACGCCGGAACATCGAGACCCAGGACGTCACCGAGGAGACCCTGGACCTCGATGCCCGACTCGCCACCCAGCGGGCCCGGGTGGAGAGCGGACGGCGGCTGCTCAGCCAGGCCAAGAGCCTCAGTGACCTGGTGATGCTGGAAAGTGAGTTGGCCAAACGGGAGGCCGACCTGGCCGCGTTGGAGGCCAAGAAGCGCCGGCTGGCCGACCTGACCGCGCTCTCCACCATCGACGTGGTGCTACTCGGCCCGAAGGCGGAGCAGGAGGACGACGAGCCGGATACCGGCTTCCTCGCCGGCCTCAAGGGCGGTTGGGCGGCGCTCGTGGCCTCGGCGGGGGTCCTGCTGACCGTACTGGGTGCCCTGCTGCCCTGGCTCGTCGTACTCGGTGTGCCGGTCGTCGGGATCATCTGGCTGGCCCGTCGGGGGCAGCGCCGGCGGCGGGCGGCGGTCACCGTGCCACCGCTCACCCCGCCGGCATCAGCCGCACCGACCAGCAAGGACTGA
- a CDS encoding PhzF family phenazine biosynthesis protein — protein MTNLDLFIVDAFTDTPFGGNPAGVVLLDSPRDDAWMQSVAAELRHSETAFVGPADGEGVRPLRWFTPVAEVDLCGHATLATAHALGVDSVFQTRSGRLTCSIRDGGWIEMDFPADPAELVEPSPDILDGVGDASVVAVGRGVSDVLVQVSSADEVRALQPDLAALARVPVRGVIVTAAADGSPDIVSRCFYPNVGVPEDPVTGSAHCTLASWWAPRLGQAELYAEQASPRGGSLRITLRNDRVTLAGQAVTVVHGTLTG, from the coding sequence ATGACAAACCTGGATCTCTTCATCGTAGATGCCTTCACGGACACCCCGTTCGGCGGGAACCCGGCCGGCGTCGTGCTGCTCGACTCTCCCCGTGACGACGCGTGGATGCAGTCGGTGGCGGCGGAGCTGCGACACTCGGAGACCGCCTTCGTCGGACCCGCCGACGGCGAGGGCGTACGTCCATTGCGGTGGTTCACCCCGGTCGCCGAGGTGGACCTGTGCGGACACGCCACGCTGGCGACCGCGCACGCGCTGGGCGTCGACTCCGTGTTCCAGACCCGCAGTGGCCGGTTGACCTGCTCGATCCGGGATGGCGGGTGGATCGAGATGGACTTCCCCGCCGATCCGGCCGAACTTGTCGAACCGTCCCCGGACATCCTCGACGGGGTGGGCGACGCGTCCGTCGTCGCGGTCGGGCGGGGCGTCTCCGACGTACTCGTCCAGGTGTCCTCGGCGGACGAGGTCCGCGCCCTCCAGCCCGATCTGGCGGCACTGGCCCGGGTGCCGGTCCGTGGGGTGATCGTCACGGCGGCGGCCGACGGCTCCCCGGACATCGTGAGCCGGTGCTTCTATCCGAACGTCGGGGTGCCGGAGGATCCGGTGACCGGTTCGGCACACTGCACCCTGGCCAGCTGGTGGGCTCCGCGGCTCGGCCAGGCGGAGCTGTACGCCGAGCAGGCGTCCCCCCGGGGTGGCTCGCTGCGGATCACCTTACGGAACGACCGGGTGACGCTGGCGGGGCAGGCGGTCACCGTCGTACACGGCACCCTCACCGGCTGA
- a CDS encoding MBL fold metallo-hydrolase, whose protein sequence is MRLTKYSHSCVRVEHDGGVLVIDPGAFAEPAALDGVDAVLITHEHFDHLDVDKLADLLGKRPAVTVHTHPTVVSKLEGLRGVVTAVEPGDTFTAAGIPVRAYGGLHAEIHPDLPRVPNLGFVVNDSVYHPGDSFDVPDDVQIDTLFVPVSAPWLKLAESIAFVRAIAPRRAFALHDALLSHAGHTVTDANMSQLSGCEYARLEPGASLR, encoded by the coding sequence ATGCGATTGACCAAATACAGCCACTCCTGTGTACGGGTAGAGCACGACGGCGGCGTGCTGGTCATCGACCCCGGGGCGTTCGCGGAGCCGGCTGCCCTGGACGGGGTGGACGCGGTGCTGATCACACATGAGCACTTCGACCACCTCGATGTGGACAAACTCGCCGACCTGCTCGGCAAGCGACCGGCGGTGACGGTCCACACCCACCCGACGGTGGTGTCCAAACTGGAGGGATTGCGGGGGGTGGTCACCGCGGTCGAGCCGGGGGACACCTTCACCGCCGCCGGCATCCCGGTCCGGGCCTACGGCGGACTGCACGCCGAGATCCACCCGGACCTGCCCCGAGTGCCCAACCTGGGGTTCGTCGTCAACGACTCCGTCTACCACCCGGGCGACTCGTTCGACGTGCCGGACGACGTGCAGATCGATACCCTCTTCGTACCCGTCTCCGCGCCGTGGCTCAAGCTCGCCGAGTCCATCGCCTTCGTCCGGGCGATCGCGCCGCGGCGGGCCTTCGCGCTGCACGACGCCTTGCTCAGCCACGCCGGTCATACCGTCACCGACGCCAACATGAGTCAACTCTCCGGTTGCGAGTACGCCCGACTCGAACCCGGAGCGAGTCTCCGCTGA
- a CDS encoding amidohydrolase — MTSALTLPPGGQLASSWLETPTESQTLPCELDQLLALRVPDLIATRRFIHAHPELSGQEYGTAKLIVRELTDAGLRPRLLPKGNGVICDIDGRPSGPVIALRADIDALPLQDAKDVPYRSTVDGVCHACGHDVHATVLLGVGLLLARLAERGELDGRVRLIFQPAEEILPCGSLEVIEAGGLEDVAQIFALHCDPNLPVGQVGLRVGPITAAADNLTVKLTGPGGHTARPHLTVDLVDALGRLVTEVPTLVTRRVPANSGLLLVFGHASAGTQYNVIPTEAIASGTLRVLDRGTWEAAPKIVTQIVRDVIAPTGATVDIEYLRGRPPVVNDSRAIQVLTAATTAALGAAGVAETPQSMGGEDFSWYLEYVPGALARLGVGRTAANVDLHRATFDVDERAIGVGVRLLVHTVLTALVD, encoded by the coding sequence GTGACGAGTGCGTTGACGCTGCCGCCTGGCGGGCAGCTGGCGTCGTCCTGGCTGGAGACGCCGACCGAATCCCAGACCCTGCCGTGCGAGTTGGACCAGCTACTCGCGTTGCGGGTTCCCGACCTGATCGCCACGCGTCGATTTATCCACGCGCATCCCGAACTGTCCGGTCAGGAGTACGGCACCGCCAAACTGATCGTCCGTGAGCTGACGGATGCCGGACTCAGGCCCCGTCTGCTGCCCAAGGGCAACGGTGTCATCTGTGACATCGACGGTCGGCCGAGTGGCCCCGTCATCGCCCTGCGGGCCGACATCGACGCGCTGCCGCTCCAGGATGCCAAGGACGTTCCCTACCGTTCGACGGTGGACGGCGTCTGCCACGCGTGTGGGCACGACGTACACGCCACCGTCCTGTTGGGAGTCGGGCTCCTGCTGGCTCGGCTCGCCGAACGAGGCGAACTGGACGGCCGGGTTCGGTTGATCTTCCAGCCGGCCGAGGAGATCCTGCCCTGCGGGTCGCTGGAGGTGATCGAGGCCGGTGGGCTGGAGGACGTCGCCCAGATCTTCGCGCTGCACTGCGACCCCAACCTGCCGGTCGGGCAGGTGGGGCTGCGGGTCGGCCCGATCACCGCGGCGGCGGACAACCTCACCGTCAAGCTGACCGGGCCGGGTGGGCACACCGCCCGCCCCCACCTCACCGTCGACCTGGTCGACGCGCTTGGGCGACTGGTCACCGAGGTGCCCACGCTGGTGACCCGGCGAGTGCCGGCCAACAGCGGGCTGCTCCTGGTCTTCGGCCATGCCTCGGCCGGGACGCAGTACAACGTCATCCCGACCGAGGCGATCGCCTCCGGCACGCTGCGGGTGCTCGACCGGGGTACCTGGGAGGCCGCTCCCAAGATCGTGACGCAGATCGTCCGGGATGTGATCGCTCCGACCGGGGCCACCGTGGACATCGAGTACCTGCGGGGTCGCCCGCCGGTGGTCAACGATTCGCGGGCCATCCAGGTCCTCACCGCAGCCACCACCGCCGCGCTCGGTGCGGCCGGGGTCGCGGAGACTCCACAGAGCATGGGGGGCGAGGACTTCTCCTGGTACCTGGAGTATGTCCCCGGGGCGCTGGCCCGGCTCGGCGTGGGACGTACGGCGGCCAACGTGGACCTGCACCGCGCGACCTTCGACGTGGACGAGCGGGCCATCGGGGTCGGCGTCCGGCTGCTCGTGCACACCGTGCTCACCGCCCTGGTCGACTGA
- a CDS encoding serine/threonine-protein kinase, with the protein MTQIPTWNGGQVSPPNGRAAPGAIIGGRYELRTAVGHGGMGTVWKAVDTLLRRDVAVKEVVLPPGLAPSDRDSMYERTLREARAAAAIQHPAVVQVYDVVTESGRPWIVMELLEARSLADMVIEDGPVAPRAVAKIGIALLGALEVAHAIGVLHRDVKPANVLICADGRCVLTDFGVARMPTDVQLTTPGMVLGSPHFISPERALGQDFGPPSDLFSLGVTLYTAIEGRPPFDKGDPIETMHAVVEDEPAPPVRSGPLTRVLFGLLEKDPAQRINVHSARSMLRELLSGPLGKAPTDQMTDPYAVVPVQRPQWQPPAPAPAPTPAPAAPKPTGQIGGRAMLAPGESLTDRLAELRKRKAAGSDDLPAEDTGGGQPSAAVAAVALSTPTGAMPAPTAEATATSGVTADDATAAHRPAGGPLAAQPTAGGESWQQPTGVMPGPTADSSATTHRWDQPTGLVADGRVLTGTIVPGPTSPGPTSPGPTSPGPTSPGPGAAGPTGFIPTGSGPGGVYPVGGVPGGVHPTGAALGGPFGGQPNGVYGGAGGAYGGAGQPGGTYGEGQPGGFYGGAGQPGGFYDGNGQAGGYPGAGQLSNGDPAGRNGGGLVAAIKGWPRKVQLGVAGGVAVVLVLVLSLVLFSGGDEPTPPAVPQAGPPSGQAGAMETQVYAEKGVSVNVPKGWTKKSGGASYVDYVDPEDGGRRVRVIVEDFRGDDPRRWAEIASNGLEKNTKTCTRPYDPSDITDQQLAGKPAAEFEYKCGEGDSMRHGVWRGVISGGKAYSFYLTSSDPRFEESKPIFDEMARSFQLTEAG; encoded by the coding sequence GTGACTCAGATCCCTACGTGGAACGGGGGACAAGTCAGTCCCCCCAACGGACGCGCAGCCCCCGGTGCCATCATCGGTGGCCGCTACGAGCTACGGACGGCGGTGGGCCACGGCGGCATGGGGACGGTGTGGAAGGCCGTCGACACCCTGCTCCGTCGCGATGTCGCGGTGAAGGAAGTGGTACTCCCACCCGGGCTCGCCCCCAGCGACCGTGACTCTATGTACGAACGCACCCTGCGCGAGGCCCGCGCCGCCGCCGCGATCCAGCACCCCGCCGTGGTCCAGGTGTACGACGTTGTCACCGAAAGTGGCCGCCCCTGGATCGTTATGGAGCTGCTGGAAGCCCGCAGCCTCGCCGACATGGTGATCGAGGACGGGCCGGTCGCACCCCGCGCCGTCGCCAAGATCGGGATCGCGCTACTCGGCGCGCTCGAGGTCGCCCACGCGATCGGCGTCCTGCACCGTGACGTCAAGCCGGCCAACGTACTGATCTGCGCCGACGGGCGCTGCGTGCTGACCGACTTCGGGGTGGCCCGGATGCCCACCGACGTCCAGCTCACCACCCCCGGCATGGTGCTCGGCTCGCCGCACTTCATCTCCCCCGAGCGTGCCCTGGGCCAGGACTTCGGTCCGCCCAGCGACCTGTTCTCGCTCGGCGTGACGCTCTACACGGCCATCGAAGGGCGGCCCCCGTTCGACAAGGGCGACCCGATCGAGACCATGCACGCCGTGGTCGAGGACGAACCCGCCCCGCCGGTCCGCTCCGGCCCACTCACCCGGGTCCTCTTCGGCCTGTTGGAGAAGGATCCGGCCCAGCGGATCAACGTGCACAGTGCCCGCAGCATGCTGCGGGAGCTGCTCAGCGGCCCGCTGGGCAAGGCTCCGACCGACCAGATGACCGATCCGTACGCGGTGGTGCCGGTGCAGCGCCCACAGTGGCAGCCACCGGCTCCGGCTCCGGCTCCGACTCCGGCTCCCGCCGCGCCGAAGCCGACCGGACAGATCGGCGGCCGGGCGATGCTCGCTCCGGGCGAGTCACTCACCGATCGCCTGGCCGAACTGCGCAAGCGCAAGGCGGCTGGCTCCGACGACCTGCCGGCCGAAGACACCGGTGGTGGCCAGCCGAGCGCGGCGGTGGCCGCCGTCGCCCTGAGTACGCCCACCGGGGCGATGCCCGCCCCGACCGCCGAAGCTACGGCCACCAGCGGAGTTACGGCCGACGACGCCACGGCGGCCCACCGTCCGGCCGGCGGCCCGCTGGCTGCCCAACCCACGGCCGGCGGTGAGTCCTGGCAGCAGCCGACCGGAGTGATGCCCGGCCCTACCGCCGACTCTTCGGCCACCACCCATCGCTGGGACCAGCCCACCGGACTGGTGGCCGACGGTCGGGTGCTGACCGGCACCATCGTGCCCGGCCCGACCAGTCCCGGCCCGACCAGTCCCGGCCCGACCAGTCCCGGCCCGACCAGTCCCGGACCGGGTGCGGCGGGGCCGACCGGGTTCATCCCGACCGGCTCCGGCCCAGGTGGCGTCTACCCGGTCGGCGGCGTTCCCGGCGGGGTCCATCCCACCGGCGCGGCCCTGGGTGGGCCGTTCGGCGGCCAGCCCAACGGTGTCTACGGCGGTGCGGGTGGTGCCTACGGCGGTGCCGGCCAACCCGGCGGGACCTATGGCGAGGGTCAGCCCGGCGGGTTCTACGGCGGTGCCGGCCAACCCGGCGGGTTCTACGACGGCAATGGTCAAGCCGGCGGCTATCCGGGCGCGGGGCAGCTCAGCAACGGCGACCCGGCCGGCCGCAACGGTGGAGGCCTCGTCGCCGCCATCAAGGGGTGGCCCCGCAAGGTGCAACTCGGCGTCGCCGGGGGCGTGGCGGTCGTACTCGTGCTCGTGCTCAGCCTGGTGCTGTTCAGTGGCGGCGATGAGCCGACCCCGCCGGCGGTGCCGCAGGCCGGCCCCCCGTCCGGCCAGGCCGGGGCGATGGAGACCCAGGTGTACGCCGAGAAGGGTGTCTCGGTCAACGTCCCGAAGGGGTGGACCAAGAAGTCGGGCGGCGCGTCGTACGTCGACTACGTCGACCCGGAGGACGGTGGTCGCCGGGTACGCGTCATCGTCGAGGACTTCAGAGGCGACGATCCGCGTCGCTGGGCCGAGATCGCCTCGAACGGCCTCGAAAAGAACACCAAGACCTGCACCCGGCCGTACGACCCGTCGGACATCACCGACCAGCAGTTGGCCGGCAAGCCGGCCGCCGAGTTCGAATACAAGTGCGGCGAGGGCGACAGCATGCGACACGGGGTCTGGCGGGGGGTCATCAGCGGCGGGAAAGCGTACTCCTTCTACCTGACCTCGTCCGACCCTCGCTTCGAGGAGAGCAAGCCGATCTTCGACGAGATGGCCCGGTCGTTCCAGCTCACCGAGGCCGGCTAG
- a CDS encoding 2OG-Fe(II) oxygenase — MTIALSHEEELTASSLAQLINGEIELIWHRGYYPTALCEQALPRIATECEAAGYTLTDDFQSLGTSLGEAAENESNAARYLATAAETTALIRHKIFDGQLSPTDLLRLDADELWPYGATVARHQGRTMLPGIIRRWPGGAHANPHIDQRDIPLLDAYRLIRRVGVNVYLQVPEPGNGGEIDFWGLFTDEAEYVSQKRPDYGLDRATLGAPHFSVLPGQGDLLMFDAARVHGVRRVERGVRVTAACFLGVRGPAEPLLLFA; from the coding sequence ATGACCATCGCCCTGAGCCACGAGGAAGAACTGACCGCCAGCTCGCTCGCCCAACTGATCAACGGGGAGATCGAGTTGATCTGGCATCGCGGCTACTACCCCACCGCCCTGTGCGAGCAGGCCCTACCCCGGATCGCCACCGAGTGCGAGGCGGCCGGCTACACGCTGACCGACGACTTCCAGAGCCTGGGCACCTCGCTCGGCGAGGCGGCCGAGAACGAGAGCAACGCCGCCCGTTACCTCGCCACCGCGGCTGAGACCACCGCGCTCATCCGGCACAAGATCTTCGACGGGCAACTGTCCCCGACCGACCTGCTCCGACTCGACGCCGACGAGCTCTGGCCGTACGGGGCGACGGTCGCCCGACACCAGGGGCGGACCATGCTTCCCGGCATCATCCGGCGCTGGCCCGGCGGCGCTCACGCCAACCCGCACATCGACCAGCGGGACATCCCCCTGCTCGACGCCTACCGGTTGATCCGCCGGGTCGGCGTGAACGTCTATCTCCAGGTCCCCGAGCCGGGCAACGGCGGCGAGATCGACTTCTGGGGCCTCTTCACCGACGAGGCGGAGTACGTCAGTCAGAAGCGCCCCGACTACGGCCTGGACCGGGCCACCCTGGGTGCACCACACTTCTCCGTCCTGCCCGGACAGGGTGACCTGCTGATGTTCGACGCCGCCCGGGTGCATGGCGTACGCCGGGTGGAGCGGGGTGTCCGGGTCACCGCCGCCTGCTTCCTGGGTGTCCGGGGGCCGGCCGAACCGCTGCTGCTGTTCGCCTAG
- a CDS encoding acyl-CoA mutase large subunit family protein, with protein sequence MSERRLSESGFPIKPTYGPADAPDGLPERLGEPGRFPYTRGVYPTMYTSRPWTMRQYAGFGTATESNARYHQLLRAGTMGLSVAFDLPTQMGYDSDDPIAHGEVGKVGVAIDSIEDMRLLFDGIPLDQVSTSMTINAPGSVLLLLYQLVAEEAGVLGSALKGTIQNDILKEYIARGTYIFPPKPSLRLVADTFGYCRTEVPKWNTISISGYHMAEAGASPVQEIAFTLANGLDYVRAALAAGLAVDDFAPRLSFFFVARTTLLEEVAKFRAARRIWARLMRDEFGAKDPKSWMLRFHTQTAGVQLTAQQPEVNLVRVAVQGLGAVLGGTQSLHTNSFDEAIALPTEKAARLALRTQQVLAYETDLTATVDPFAGSYVVEAMTDEIESGVLALMDRVFEYGSSVDAIEAGFQKREIETSAYRIAQEIDSGERVVVGVNRFTVDEEEPYEPLRVDPTIEAAQAERLAKLRASRDASAVERALADLRAAASGTENVLPPMKEALRARATIGEVCGTLRQVWGTYRPTDRF encoded by the coding sequence ATGAGTGAACGGCGGTTAAGTGAATCCGGTTTCCCGATCAAGCCTACCTACGGGCCGGCGGATGCGCCCGACGGGTTGCCGGAGCGGCTCGGCGAGCCAGGCCGATTCCCGTACACCCGTGGCGTCTATCCCACCATGTACACGTCGCGTCCGTGGACCATGCGCCAGTACGCCGGCTTCGGCACCGCCACCGAGTCCAACGCCCGCTACCACCAGCTACTCCGGGCCGGCACCATGGGACTCTCCGTCGCCTTCGACCTGCCCACCCAGATGGGGTACGACTCCGACGACCCGATCGCGCACGGCGAGGTCGGCAAGGTCGGGGTGGCGATCGACTCCATCGAGGACATGCGGCTGCTCTTCGACGGCATCCCACTCGACCAGGTCTCCACCTCGATGACGATCAACGCACCCGGCTCGGTCCTGCTGCTGCTCTACCAGCTGGTGGCAGAGGAGGCCGGGGTGCTCGGCTCGGCGCTCAAGGGCACCATCCAGAACGACATCCTCAAGGAGTACATCGCCCGGGGCACCTACATCTTCCCGCCCAAGCCGTCACTGCGACTGGTGGCGGACACCTTCGGCTACTGCCGTACCGAGGTGCCGAAGTGGAACACCATCTCCATCTCCGGCTACCACATGGCCGAGGCCGGAGCGAGCCCCGTACAGGAGATCGCCTTCACCCTGGCCAACGGGCTGGACTACGTACGCGCCGCGCTCGCCGCCGGGCTGGCCGTGGACGACTTCGCCCCCCGGCTGTCGTTCTTCTTCGTGGCCCGGACCACCCTGCTGGAGGAGGTGGCCAAGTTCCGGGCGGCCCGGCGGATCTGGGCCCGGCTGATGCGCGACGAGTTCGGGGCGAAGGACCCGAAGTCGTGGATGCTGCGCTTCCACACCCAGACGGCGGGCGTGCAGCTCACCGCGCAGCAGCCCGAGGTCAACCTGGTCCGGGTCGCCGTCCAGGGGCTGGGCGCGGTGCTCGGCGGCACCCAGTCGTTGCATACCAACAGCTTCGACGAGGCCATCGCGCTGCCCACCGAGAAGGCCGCGCGGCTGGCTCTGCGTACCCAGCAGGTGCTCGCCTACGAGACCGACCTGACCGCCACCGTGGACCCGTTCGCCGGCTCGTACGTGGTCGAGGCGATGACGGACGAGATCGAGTCGGGTGTGCTGGCACTGATGGACCGGGTCTTCGAGTACGGCTCGTCGGTCGACGCGATCGAGGCCGGCTTCCAGAAGCGGGAGATCGAGACCTCCGCCTACCGGATCGCCCAGGAGATCGACTCGGGGGAGCGGGTGGTGGTCGGGGTGAACCGGTTCACCGTGGACGAGGAGGAACCGTACGAGCCGCTGCGGGTCGATCCGACCATCGAGGCGGCCCAGGCGGAGCGGTTGGCGAAGCTGCGGGCGTCGCGGGACGCCTCCGCCGTCGAGCGGGCGCTGGCCGACCTGCGCGCGGCAGCCTCGGGTACGGAGAACGTGCTCCCCCCGATGAAGGAGGCGCTGCGGGCCCGCGCCACCATCGGCGAGGTCTGCGGGACCCTGCGCCAGGTGTGGGGGACGTACCGCCCGACGGATCGCTTCTAG
- a CDS encoding tetratricopeptide repeat protein — MTEGDSEAPLEDPTPVDRNPIFEQRIDAYDQSHVSVAARDVLNLYANAPAATERASRISVDPPFGRLDRPLRGRRHLVREIVPPLDGTPVTAPAVHVLHGLGGCGKSQVALEIARQARDAGLLVWWVPAVGPAQISAAMREIAGRLGASAAELDLVWSGKARSPMDMVWDLLDQSDQPWLLVFDNADDPALLAPVDGQVVNGNGWLRAPTNRHGSVIVTTREGNEETWGRWIVRHPVRTLSDDDAARVLLDFATPRAGSLAQARALGARLGGLPLALRGAGSYLKSASRGPALRGSTAIRTFDEYRVALDRRFANPFVPSVGPDLGEPLRLEELVRQAWELSLDLLAGRGMPYARQLLCLLACLAEAPIPYAALLAPDRLARSPLFPKLDDDRLPQVLDALTDLGLIDRAMVDDVDEPDFAHALTLHPLVRHITRNFPEVIEREPEYHLLIMDLLAGAAADLDPDEPECWHRWGVLAPQCGGPIIDYLATGNSRPRAPETTALTLTVARRTARYLLAVSLPRQAAAFLDSCLDNVRELDVDEFTMLALRHERARADLEQGRLPAAERQLRKVIAARERLLGPEHTDTLASRHKLARSIMEQGRWVEAEQELWVILAGEQRARGVDHPDTLVVRHSLSKTLLSQGRIEEAEEQLQAILRTRQEFGQPDHPETLAVRQSLARVLLARGKDLRAREELRNILEVAARTGQGHRSEILTIREILAHALLSEGRDTEAADELGRLADDRRRVLGDAHPDTRRTLDELAMLRAPAGTVSDPARGDEDP, encoded by the coding sequence GTGACCGAGGGCGACTCCGAAGCGCCACTGGAAGACCCGACCCCCGTCGATCGGAATCCCATTTTCGAGCAACGGATCGACGCGTACGACCAGTCGCACGTCTCGGTAGCGGCCCGCGACGTGCTCAACCTCTACGCGAACGCTCCGGCGGCCACCGAACGGGCGAGCCGGATCTCCGTCGACCCACCGTTCGGCCGACTGGACCGTCCGCTACGGGGACGCCGACACCTGGTGCGGGAGATCGTGCCGCCGCTGGACGGCACCCCGGTCACCGCCCCGGCCGTGCACGTGCTGCACGGGCTGGGTGGATGCGGCAAGAGCCAGGTCGCACTGGAGATCGCCCGACAGGCCCGGGACGCGGGCCTGCTGGTCTGGTGGGTGCCGGCGGTAGGACCGGCCCAGATCAGCGCCGCGATGCGGGAGATAGCCGGGCGGCTGGGTGCCTCCGCCGCCGAGCTGGACCTGGTCTGGTCCGGCAAGGCCAGGTCGCCGATGGACATGGTGTGGGACCTGCTCGACCAGTCCGACCAACCATGGCTCCTGGTCTTCGACAACGCCGACGACCCGGCGCTACTCGCCCCGGTCGACGGGCAGGTGGTCAACGGCAACGGGTGGCTCCGTGCCCCCACCAACCGGCACGGATCGGTGATCGTCACCACCCGGGAGGGCAACGAGGAGACGTGGGGTCGCTGGATCGTCCGGCACCCGGTCCGGACCCTGTCCGACGACGACGCGGCCCGCGTCCTGCTCGACTTCGCCACACCCCGCGCCGGAAGCCTGGCGCAGGCCCGGGCCCTCGGTGCCCGACTGGGCGGGCTGCCGCTGGCCCTGCGGGGCGCGGGTTCCTACCTGAAGTCGGCCAGCCGGGGTCCGGCGCTCCGGGGCAGCACGGCGATCCGCACCTTCGACGAATACCGGGTGGCGCTGGATCGCCGGTTCGCCAACCCGTTCGTGCCCTCCGTCGGCCCGGACCTGGGCGAGCCGTTGCGCCTGGAGGAGCTGGTACGACAGGCCTGGGAACTCTCCCTCGACCTGCTCGCCGGGCGGGGCATGCCGTACGCCCGGCAGTTGCTCTGCCTGCTCGCCTGCCTGGCAGAGGCCCCGATCCCGTACGCCGCGCTGCTGGCCCCCGACCGTCTCGCCCGGTCTCCCCTCTTTCCCAAGCTCGACGACGACCGGTTACCGCAGGTGCTCGACGCCCTCACCGACCTCGGCCTGATCGACCGGGCCATGGTCGACGACGTCGACGAGCCGGACTTCGCCCACGCACTGACCCTGCACCCGCTGGTCCGGCACATCACCCGGAACTTCCCCGAGGTGATCGAGCGCGAGCCGGAATACCACCTGCTCATCATGGATCTGCTGGCCGGCGCCGCCGCCGACCTCGATCCGGACGAGCCGGAATGCTGGCACCGGTGGGGCGTACTGGCCCCGCAGTGCGGCGGACCGATCATCGACTATCTGGCCACCGGCAACAGCCGGCCCCGGGCACCGGAGACCACCGCACTGACCCTGACGGTGGCTCGGCGGACCGCTCGCTATCTGCTGGCGGTGAGCCTGCCCCGGCAGGCTGCGGCATTCCTGGACAGTTGCCTGGACAACGTGCGGGAGCTTGACGTCGACGAGTTCACCATGCTCGCGCTGCGCCACGAGCGTGCCCGCGCCGACCTGGAGCAGGGCCGGCTCCCGGCGGCCGAGCGGCAACTCCGCAAGGTGATCGCGGCCCGGGAACGGCTGCTCGGGCCGGAGCACACCGACACGCTGGCCAGTCGACACAAGCTCGCCCGGTCCATCATGGAGCAGGGCCGCTGGGTCGAGGCGGAGCAGGAGCTGTGGGTGATCCTCGCCGGTGAGCAGCGGGCCCGTGGTGTCGACCATCCGGACACCCTCGTCGTCCGGCACAGCCTGTCCAAGACGCTGCTCTCCCAGGGACGCATCGAGGAGGCGGAGGAGCAGCTTCAGGCGATCCTCCGTACCCGGCAGGAGTTCGGTCAGCCGGACCATCCGGAGACGCTGGCGGTCCGGCAGAGCCTGGCGCGGGTGCTGTTGGCCCGGGGCAAGGACCTCCGGGCCCGGGAGGAGCTGCGCAACATCCTTGAGGTCGCCGCCCGCACCGGTCAGGGACACCGGTCGGAGATCCTCACCATCCGGGAGATCCTCGCCCACGCCCTACTGTCCGAAGGGCGGGACACCGAGGCGGCAGACGAACTGGGCCGGCTCGCCGACGACCGGCGTCGGGTGCTCGGCGACGCCCATCCGGACACCCGGCGCACCCTGGACGAGTTGGCGATGCTCCGCGCGCCGGCCGGGACCGTTTCCGATCCTGCGCGGGGCGACGAAGACCCGTAG